ATCAGAAGGGAGATTCACTTGATCAGTTGCATCAAAAGGGAGATTCACTCGACCAGCTACACCAGCAGGAAGATTTAGCCGACCGGGTATGTCAGAGACTTAAGAGTTAGctgcccagtgacttctttacGGAATCTCATTAATAACTACAACCAGAATTGCTCATAACTATCGCTCAATTCTCTCAGATATTTCAAAGTattagctatattgttgtaatttgaatttgtttattactttattaattaaatttttttaaaacaaccaAGTACTCCATCAAAACaagatatttttcatgtacgatccataaGCTTATAAAGAAAGAGCTCACGACATCATTTTAGGGAACTTTTGAGAAAACTTTAGCCTTTGGGACTTCTAGgaattcttggggcattttttttcttcagaaagcttAGAGAAAGAAAGCTTATATTTTCCAGATAAACACTGTTTTTTACTGtttatacttaagaaactcagttggctcatgATCATCTAATATTGAGTATAGGTtaatatatatcacaactccaagtggattaggctattaccaacaaattggggctgaaccactataaaattggtcgtgtcgtttttattttatattcaagGCTATTGTCTTCATTGCCGTTTTTGCGTCTGCTGGTTGTTGGctaaaatcgtggtcaacaataaTGATTTCCAACAATCAACTTATTAAATATTCTGGAATGATTAGGTGTAAAAAACTCGGATTGGATTCGTTTTTTATTTTATGGAAAATAGATAATCTTCATTAATAAAATCAATATGACATAACTCATTACAAGCTCATACATAGCACTATCAGTTTTAATACAATTTTAAAGGAAAGAAAACCTATATGGAAACTTCAACTAAGTCCAATAAGCGCCAGCAATTGAGCATCTAATAAGTGTGAAGTAAACAAAGCTTCATTTTCTAATGACAATATGACACATCAACTTTAGTAATGAGATAACACTTAAAATCAATCATAAAATTAAAGacttcattatttaaaaataaataacgaTCCACCAAATTCGCACAAATTAATATGGAGTGACGAACCATCATGAACCAATAGATCAATACTCTATTAATCCAAATCCAAAGATGACTGGACCTCGAACAAGAAAGAACCGTCACAAAAGCCACGAGCCCCATCGGCAAGATTCTCAACGGTAGAATGACATACGcaaaacacacaaaaaatataacaacataaaaataacaaaattaaacataaaaaatgCCTTTGATTTGAACCCCTATCTCCAACCAGCGGCCGGCAAAAAAAATGGTGCTcagcaaaaaaaaataaaaaagtgaagATACATCTTATCCATATTTCTTTGGGACACACTTGCGAGAATGACTAAATTAGAGGGCTTAAAAGCAAATAAAAAGTAATTCTTCGCTCGCCGCAAAGTGCAGCCGAAAGAAGTCCAAACTCCAAATTGGACCGGGGGAAGTGGGACCCGGTCTTCTCTCCGCCACTGAGATCACCGATCCCAAAACCCCTAACGAAACCTCAACCCAATCCAAAACCATGGGCCTCCTCCGCTCCGCCTCCCATTTCTCAACCCTCCGATTCACTAATCTCCGCTCTCCCTTTTCCCCTATACGCCGACATTACTTCACTGTCAGGTTCCTCTTTACTCTACTCCCATTTCTCCATTCGTGTCTTCTTTTTCTGTAGCTCATTCTCTCTCGATTTCAGGTCCACTCTTCCTTTTCCGACCCAGAACGCCAAGTACCATCGAGAGCTCCAAGCGGCAGTGGGGGTGGTCGAGAGAGCTTGCTGTCTTTGTCTCGACGTATTTTCTCACTCTCATATTTTATATCTTTATCTGTTTGGTTGTCGAGAAagtgttttatttttattcagtTTTTCCCTTGCATTATTGAAATTAATAATGAATAGCTTAGTTCTTTTAATATGGTTCTTTTCATTACGCTCACGGTGTCAATGGCAATGATGCTTGTAAATTTGGGCATCAATATCAGGTGAAATCGTCTTTGTTTTCAAGTGACGGACGTGTAATTGAGAAGAATGACCAAACTCCGGTCACAATCGCGGATTTTGGAGTGCAGGCTCTGGTCAGTTTGGGTAATTAATCAAATGCTTATGGGTTGTTTGATTTGTTAAAACAATCTACTGGTCCACTGTGAATACAGAGTTTGCTAATTCTAATTCATATATAAATGTTTGTACTTAACATGTAACTATGTATGATCTCTGCCAAGTATTAGCTTTATTATGTTCTGTGAATTATTACTAGAGATATTGACGAATTCCAACATTCCATGATATAGTTGTCGTTATTGCTGCaaatattgagctggaatgtgaCCTGTTTAGTTGAAAATTCAAAATGGCCAGGCCTCTCATTATTGTAATTTGTAAATGGCTTCCAGTTCAACAAACATTGATAGAATAGTAACTGCTTACCAATGGGGAAGAATTCTAGTACATCACATCTTCAAGAGATCTGTTTCATGAATCATCATTACTCATGCTTTAAATTAGTGCCCAAGCATCTTGGAAAGGAATAGAAAGTAATTTCCTTAATCCATTTgttataacttaaaaaaaatttggCACTCAGTCGAGACGGCTTTCCGTGAGACTTTGCCTGTATTGCTTACCAAACTTAAGCGAAGCAACGAGATGGGTGATTAGCAATTTAGCATTTCTGAATGAATATCTTACTGGGTTGAACTTTCACTTTTGCTGCTCTTTACTCTTTGGTTACAGAGCTTGGTAACCTGTTCCCTTCAATTCCTCTTGTTGCTGAAGAGGATTCCACTTTCATTCGGTCAAATAATCTAGAAGATTTGGTTGTAAATGCTGTAACTGGTAACTCAAGCTGTACAGAGAGTACATGTACAGAAGCTAATGTTCTGCGAGCAATTGACAGAGGTGGAAAGGATGCTTTCACTTTTGGGACTGAACCAGCCACCTATTGGGTGGGTTTGAATAATAGTTTAATTTATGTTTCGAAAGAAGGGAGTTCGTCGTGTTTTTTTTAATAccaatttttttgtatatttataGCGGTGATATGGTTCAAAACCATAATATCTAGTTGCTTTCTTTGGACATAAATTTATTTAAGCTTTACCATGAGATGTATACTTTTGATACCTTAGCCTAGATGCCAATGCAGGTATTGGATCCTATTGATGGGACACGAGGGTTTCTAAAAGGAAGTGAGGCCTTGTATGTGGTATGTATCTCTGATTTAGATGCTTTAACTTTTTGTAAAATGTTCGAAAAATTCAAGGACTCTTGCTTAGTGTACTTTACAGATAATTGGCTGTGCAGTTTAATTCAAGTGTGCAGTCTTGTCAATGGCTAACTGATTATAGCtaatatttttcttttgattaGTTTTACCCTTAATTAATTATTGATTTCATGTTTTTCTTCTGAGAAAATGCCCTAATTTGGCAGGTAGGTTTGGCTCTTGTAGTTGATGGTGAGATTGTCTTAGGTGTTATGGGATGCCCTAACTGGCAGAATGACCAATCTAACAAATTAGGGATTATAATGGTTTCTCATGTTGGCTGTGGCACATGGACAAAACACTTGCCATTTATGCTGGATGGTACAATTGGTGTACCTTCTAGTTGGACAAGGTGCTTTGTTGATCACTGTTGCATAGTTCATGAGGCACGCTTTTGTAGTCAAGATAGTCAGTCATGGGATTCTTTGCCATTATCTCGTATATTCAGTGCAACAACTGATGTTGATAGTGTTGGGGAAAATCAAATTCTTCTTTTACCAGCATGCTGTGGAAGGTTAATTGTTATTCTTTTAATATGATTCAGTTTCCTACTTATGCCCCTCTTGATAACACaattttttacattatttttatAGCATTAGATGAAATTAGATTTAATGGTCAAGATTAGAGcatattaataacaataaaaaatttcatatatataattattcatatttgtataatttttttcttcatatatataatatatgtatatttttatttttgcctCTCAAATTCAGCCTTGTATTTtctttttatgtatttatttttgaaaatcttaAAATTAGTATCCTAATTAAGTTGaaatcataaatatatatgtacatatatatacatatacactaGAAAAATATGAATAGTAAACAATAAGATACGTActttattgttttttttgttACTAATTTTCATAATGCCatgtttcattttattttttgaataataataatgtaGTTTTAGTTTTtgttcataattatttttaattttaaaattatatgtaAATAGTTTCATGTAATACACAtgcatgtttttatttttatgtttttatcttaaaatcatatattaattattaaCAAATTAATTTATTCTATTGCCATACTTTTACCATATATATTCTATTTATTGCTTGTTGactttaatattattaatatgcTCTAATTTTTCACCTTTGAATATTTTTTATCTAATGGTGTATTATTGATGTAAAAATTAATGTACAAAATTGAATACTGTCGTAAATGATTACAGGTTTAATTGACAATCTGCTCCACAATCAAGTAGAAAACCAAATAATTAGGGATGTTTGTTATGGGGGGTTTGAGTTCTTGGGAATGGGATTGTGAAACAAAACCTATGTTTGGTGTGATTTTTAGTGGAAGATTTATGTTTAAATGGGTCTTATTtttagtgtatttttttttttcggTAATCTCAAATTCTTTGAACATTTGAGTTTAAGATTTCCTTAATCTCAATCATTCTCAACTAAAGCTCACCAAATAAAACCCTTACACCAAACACCCCTTAGTGCTTGCGTTACCCATCAAATTATGGTTATTTAGTTCTTTAGATGGGTTTCTCATGCAATGGCTAGAGTTTATAGAAATATGTACTTCTTTTAATTAACAAACTACTAATCTAATATATATGGCTTATCACTGTCTctgtttcttttccttttcttacTTTTTCCCCTGGGACGCAGAGTGCCTTAACTATAACAATAGTCAGCCACATATGGGAAAGGTGTTGTTCATTTGTATTGAATTGATGGAGAACAACTGATGGAGATTTTCATATACATCTATACTTTGTTTGGATCTTGGAAAATTTAGAGAGAGAAAAGATAGAGGAAaacatttttctaaaattttattaAAGACTTAAGTTTTCTCTTTTTGAATAAATTTGCAATTGTTCCAAATTTCATACAATCATATAaaatttaagttttattttttctgAAGAAAGATTTCTCAAATTATTGTTTGATTCCAAACAAGGAAAAGTGaaatttttggaatttttttcTTTCCCTCCTAATATCCAAGATCCAAACAAAGAGCTAGAGTGTTTGGGAAAATCAAGTCTGTGGCCAAAATTACTGTTTTAGCAATTTCATGGTTCCTTCATATGATCAACAATGTTTGGGCTATGTTCTCTTTGACTATTGTATTATTGACCAGTTACTTTTACTTTTGGTTTATGCAGCTTATGCAAGTATCTAATGGTGGCATCAGGTAGGGCTTCAATTTTCATTCTTGGCTCGAAAGTTGATAAAATTATCAAGGTATTTCATAACTCTGTATAGTCATCGAATTCAGAAGCTTCTGTAGCATTGGTTAATATAAGTTATCATGATTCATGACTACAGGCTTGGGATCACGCTGTTGGCATGATATGTGTTCATGAAGCTGGTGGAAAGGTATCTCCCTAACACCAATTCTATAAAATGCAACTTAAATTTGTGTATTTTTGTCAATTACAGTTATGAGTTTCATATTTCTATGTGAGCTTCCTGGTGTGTTACATATTACAAAACCAAGTTGAATTGATTAAAATTTAGAATGGAAAGATATGTCTTAGACATATAGATTCTTCCTAGCCCTTTACAGTTCCCAAAGTTTTGCCAAAATATTTTTAGGAAGCTAGACTGTTAGGTTTGGACTTTACTTGAGACCAGTGGCCATTAGAGGCCTATAAGAAAGTCCTTgcctgtttttttttctttttaaaaaaaaaaaaagcatatgcACAGATTAAAAttctaaaatactaattaaaaattGTAATAAGACTATCGATTAGTAGGCTAGGCATGCACAAGTGACATCCTATGGGAGTGGATAAAATTGTGAGGGATGATAAGTTGAATGTGGACATATATGTCATGATAGATGTCATCACAAGGAATCTGACCCCTTCCTTCGTAAGTAACACCTCCATTTataaagataatgaaaataacTCAAAGAAGTAATACAAAGGTAGGACAGTGGTgatgaatgagagagaaagtacgAGTGTTGGCATTGTAACTAACTAATGGGGAAGTTTTAGCTTTATTTTGAAGCAGTGGATTACCAATCACTGCTCTAAATCCCCTCTATTATAAAAACTACTGCTCAAACGAAAAGTTTCCACATGTTGCAGTAAAAAAAATCATGCGGGTGAACGTAATCTGATTATGGTTTTATTAAAATTTTCGAATTTACTGTAAAAATTTTAGTTTTACATTGTTTGCTCTTTCCTTCTTTGATGGAGTGTATAGAGATTCTACATGACAAAATTTATTCACATGTGCCATTTGAATTGAGGTGTGTGCATGTTTCTACGAAGAACACTGCTTATCTACTGTTAATTATAAATAACCATGGCGATGTTCATATAATAGTATATTGTACCACGCCTTAAAAACTTCCTAGTTCCAATGCTCCAGGTCCAGGGCCTTGTTTGGGTCATATTTTAATCTGGGAATCTCTTCGTTTGTTGGTTTGGCCCTTTTGGATAGAGATATGTCTAAACAATCGTGACAACAAGGGGCCGTTGTGCAGTACTTGTATCAAATTATCAATGAttatctttttatatataaaatacatatcaTGTTACTCTAATAGTCTTATTATATATACCTCACCAATCAGGTTACTGACTGGAAAGGGAATCAAATCGATCTCGCCGCAGACGAAGGTGGACGGAGGTTCATTTATCCCTCAGGTGGCGTCCTTGTGACCAATGCCACCTTACACAGTCAAATTCTAGAGCTGATCTCTTGTGGTTCAACTGTTTCACAGTGAAAACTATTTAATTTAGACCTCTTCATTCTTTATCCcccaaaggaaaaataaaaagaaatcttGGAAAATTAAATTTGGATCACAGGGGAACAAAATTGTTGTTGTATATTGATTGATGCTTTTATTAAGCAGGGCCACCTCTCTCCAATTAAAATTGTGTTATATTCTTATCAGAATATTATATAGGgtatatactcatttggtaccttatgtttttgcaaaataccatggtaccttctgttttcaataatgctcatatgatatcttgtattttaaaatcgtacatatttagtaccctaaactcagatttgatagataaaattttgtcaatttaatcaaattgctgtcaattatataagttacaaatttaaatttaattacataattacatataaccgatgacagtttgattatattgataaaattttatttatcaaatctgagtttaggatattaaatatgtacgattttaaaatacagggtatcatatgagcattattgaaaacaaatggtaccaaatgagtatattccctatGATATATGTTGCTTTACTTCTTTCTTTCTTATGGAGCACTGATCATTTAGCAGTGTACtgaaaataaaattatggtaATTTAACATGTCATGGAAGTAATTGACCGAATCAATcaattttatacaaaaaaaaaattgtaaataatGGACATTATACAAAAGTCAGTAATAAATGACCAAGTTGCTTCGAATGGAATTTAAAGGTCGGTTCCCTCTGATGGATTGAgagttttttatattatattacaaTTCTTACCTTTGTTAAGAATATTTGTCCTTTTTTTCATGGGAATTAAGCTTTGTACTTATGTGAGGTTAATTAAGCTTTGTACTTATGTGTATGTATAATTATGAAGAACAATAAATCATAACTCTGATCTCGTGAATGAAGCATCATCTTATTATTTCGAGAGACAACCATAATGACAAATCCTTGTTCAAGCAATACATGTCCCAAATCAATACTTCTATTGGACACTGagtgttttatttaaaaaacctTAATTACGGGAAAGTTCCAGAGATTTTATGTGCCAGGTGTTCTTATCTTACGTACTATATTAATATTATTTCCATaacttaattaataatttgaaaaataaaaaaaaggactGATATGGACAGTCTTGAGTATACattagtattttaaatttgaaaaggTGGGAAAATCTGTGCTTGAGATCTTATCTAAGTTACAATATTGGCAGTTCATCCACGTACAAGCTTAGGATCTCGAATCCAATAATAgctataaattaattaaaattcgactaaaaaaaaataataaaagggcATTGAGATAACGCTGATATCTATCATTGGTCTCATTATTCAAGGTTTGTTAAACTTATTTAACTGCTGAGAGCAAAAATTAAACTAATGATATTATTAGATAATCTGCCAAATTGCACATAAATTTCGGCCAGTCAACTCAAAAACGTAGGCAACGAACGCCCCCATAAGCAAACCCTAGATTTTGGACAAGTAATTACCCTTTTAAGTAAATATATTGTAAGCATGGTTTAGTTTATTATCAtaaccattattattattatcaacgTGTGTACGTATTCCATATATTTgtcaaataattattttgattaattaaataaatgtatatatgtCTCCTTGATACCGAACATGGAAACAGAAGCCTAAGATTATGCTCgagtaaaatatatattaatcatatatataaATGGACTAGAGAGACTAATTAATTAGTAATAAAAATGAGCTAACTCTACTGCAAAATGTTATATATAAATTTCTTGATTTAACTAAGACATAGTCGATACTATAATTAGGGGGTGTAAGATTTGTAAACAAAATACTAAAAGAGGCCTTCAGTGGGGCTAACCTTGATTATGTAACAAGTTAATTGTCATTCTTAAGATATCAATTAAGATCTAgagaaaatattattattattattattataatatttgaccAATAAACAGTTTATAACTTAATTAATCAACAAACGAATGCGACACTTTCACACATGATTTTCACCGTATCATCACATGATTACGACGTTTGTGATAACCAAGCAAGTGTTAATTTTACTTAAACAATTAATGaccaaattagaaaaaaataaagagaataaATTATCAAGGGGCAACGTTAGAAAGCACACAGAGGTTGATCTGATCTGGTCGACAGCTGTCCTGGTGAGGTGTATTAGCAATTTAAAATAGCGATTAACCAGATGATTCTTATGATTAattattgtgtatatatatatatagcacaaGGGCACAAGCTTCAGTGTTTTGAATTACTAAAAATTGCTACCAGGTGGCGATTTTCCAGAAAGGTTTCATATAAAATGATTTTGGGCTTTACCCAAATTGACCATTGATCAAGCTTGTTGATCGAATAATCACGtctataataatttttaaataatgagaaaatcatatagatatagaaaataaatcatatatatataagtagTTGTCAAGAACGAAAGGACATGTTGTTTTTGCTTGTCAAAAGAGCTGACATTAAATGGACATCAGATTTTTTTACGTGTTAGGCTGTTAATGGCTGAATAAGGGTCGTCGATTTCAATAGTAAGACTCTTCTTTATTGAATTTAACGTCTTGCATGGGGACACGTATAGAGGTCAATTGCTCTCAGTTTAATTAGGTTCAATTTATTAAGTATTATTACAAAATTTGCTGGAAgcaaaattattaataatattaacaaTGAAGGTTcggatatatatatacatatatatgagagatttcatgcatgcaaatataatatatgtatatacacataTACATGAACACGTACACGTATACTTATAGTATCAATTATATAATATCTATATGACGAAGGCCcctataaattatataaaaacacGTACATACTCTACATGCTTCTAATTTATCAGTAAATACATAATAACTTACTAAATAAAAAATGAgcttttaatataaatattttgaCATAGAGATATTCTATTCTATTTTTATGCTAGCTcactaaaaaagaaaaaaaaaatcaagttatacgtcactacaaaaaacaaggcctataccgagaacaaatgtcctcggtataagcccaaatgtcctcggtacaccctctaccgagacaatgtcgtcggtagaaAGTTATTGGTACAGCTGCGTCGGTAAAACAAAACTTCTACCGATGACATtaaaaatgttctcggtataggctttaccgaggacaatgtcctcggtagaaagtgacaaatgtcctcggtacaaccaaccccaatttgtcatcgtgctggtatataccgacatcttgctggtatataccgaggacaatgtcctcggtatagacttttcccgattttttttttatatttgtaatatttattcccttatttatttaatttgaattaaatataaaaaatagaataaaattaaaacacttatattaaacatataaataataaaaacacaaGAGTATGTtcgctgaatcaaaataaagagttgtgttaaacatgataatgtaatagtcaattgtaataaaattcatacataagtcctactgagtcggtgctccaacatcgggatcatcgggtggtggtggggcagattgagatcccggggtgatacaatgagtccggacatgctcctctaactgtcgaagacgctctctcatctcagacaactcttcatctctagtttgtgaaggacgaaaatcaaatggagttcggtcccttatgttaaggatacgtccatatcctttatGGTGGCCCCGTCAttttccgaagacagtttgtaccaaagatatgtcttcatcttcaggcgcactcgaaactggtgtggaactctcagtatcagttgcctgtgtctgctgtgtgtcgcggtatgcacgcaattcctcttgtgatacaatgtataatgtaattaaaattttgaaacaattaaaattttgaaaattgtttaaaaaaacttaacgtacccaagtatttttggctgtctctgtcacccaccctgtgcctgatttatggtgagtatccatccagatATCCGGGATCGTACTTTcagtcagaatactttttagcacacgaagtatcaatgcctctcaagatcccaggcatatgccattctccatatctagtacgcccaatatcaaacaaatcatcataatttacaaacatttattagtaaatatgatatataacataaaatgagaattaacataaaaatacataaactacttacttccaaatgtgcaagtattctttctttcgaggcatttggtacttttgaccattgaggacagtccggatctgtgtactgttgaacaagtaatccgagctctcttgagaaatttgagctgtactctccgatctctttatatgttctcccccgcacatcccactcgagagggagaggacgccccaactgttccctcttttcccgcgtgttcaatcctttatggcgtccacgtttatttggaggcgctattgtatgcaaattcaatattttaaaattaatatggattaattgttaaatgttaaggagtatatcaatgtgtaaagtattacctcattcacaatcagctgggatatctgacggtccacgtggaggatcgcatcctccaccatcacccccgtgagatcgcatcctcgttcacaatcagctgggatatctgtagtctgttgtaggtatctcttgactgcgctcattctccgcttgttcgtcattgtcattttgcataagatcattgagaacatccatcatttcatcttcatcattttgatctatctgagctctcattggtattatttcatcctctccatgccaatgccaattggtatatttccgtagaaaaccatttacaaaaagatgattttctattacatcaatcgtctgaaattcaacgttgacacacctcttacacggacatttcaccaatccccttgagtcaacgcactgccgagctctctggagaaaatccatcacaccagcctcatactcattggataatcgatctgtcaaattaatccagctcttgtcgatcgacattgtatgaatgtaacactgcacggaacactaatcatcaaacttacaatcaatttgtgtgtgtcctaattcagagagaggcaaatgtaagagtcttcaatgactcaccctctctaaacgggtctaaggcttcttatgatgaacactaaaaaaatataatattatcactaggtgataataacactattatatctttggtaataatttcttattaccaaagaaaaaagtaaatataattaaatatgtttttttaatgtcttatgctctttgaagttaattatgttgttttatgatatctaactataatatatttcagtgtaaatattattaaaattatttaaatttgaaatattaatttagtatttattaaattacatattttacttatgctttattgaatagttttattaatttaaacaaaatttctaagatttgtttaaaatttatttaattactttaggatttaattattacttaaattatttaattaatgtttatttttattaaaatttagttgcataatgttaatgttaatttttttaatcttaattttaaaatatattatttatataaaaaaaaacataaattattcaaaaattgaaaaaaaattaaaaaaatacagaaaaattaaaaacaactaacaaatattattaaaaaaatatttttttaattttaattttaataatgattaaaaataacaaatattaaatttaatttttttaattttaattttaattttaataatggttttctaataatatatttgttaattttatttaatcagaactaacaaatattatttttttacatattaatttagtatttattaaattacatattttacttatgctttattgaatagttttattaatttaaacaaaatttataagatttgtttaaaatttatatatttactttaggatttaattattacttaaattatttaattaatgtttatttttattaaaatttagttgcataatgttaatgttaattttttttaatgttaattttaaaatatattatttatataaaaaaaacataaattattcaaaaattgaaaaaaaattaaaaaaaatacagaaaaattaaaaacaactaacaaatattattaaaaaaatatttttttaattttaattttaataatgattaaaaataacaaatattaaatttaatttttttaattttaattttaattttaataatggttttctaataatatatttgttaattttatttaatcagaactaacaaatattatttttttacatattaatttagtatttattaaattacatattttacttatgctttattgaatagttttattaatttaaacaaaatttataagatttgtttaaaatttatttatttactttaggatttaattattacttaaattatttaattaatgtttatttttattaaaatttagttgcataatgttaatgttaattttttttaatgttaattttaaaatgtattatttatataaaaaaaaacataaattattcaaaaattgaatttttttttttaaaaatacagaaaaattaaaaacaactaacaaatattattaaaaaaatattttttaattttaattttaataatgattaaaactaacaaatattaaatttaatttttttaattttaataatg
This genomic interval from Humulus lupulus chromosome 8, drHumLupu1.1, whole genome shotgun sequence contains the following:
- the LOC133794173 gene encoding putative PAP-specific phosphatase, mitochondrial yields the protein MGLLRSASHFSTLRFTNLRSPFSPIRRHYFTVRSTLPFPTQNAKYHRELQAAVGVVERACCLCLDVKSSLFSSDGRVIEKNDQTPVTIADFGVQALVSLELGNLFPSIPLVAEEDSTFIRSNNLEDLVVNAVTGNSSCTESTCTEANVLRAIDRGGKDAFTFGTEPATYWVLDPIDGTRGFLKGSEALYVVGLALVVDGEIVLGVMGCPNWQNDQSNKLGIIMVSHVGCGTWTKHLPFMLDGTIGVPSSWTRCFVDHCCIVHEARFCSQDSQSWDSLPLSRIFSATTDVDSVGENQILLLPACCGSLCKYLMVASGRASIFILGSKVDKIIKAWDHAVGMICVHEAGGKVTDWKGNQIDLAADEGGRRFIYPSGGVLVTNATLHSQILELISCGSTVSQ